In Candidatus Thermoplasmatota archaeon, a single genomic region encodes these proteins:
- a CDS encoding NosD domain-containing protein, with amino-acid sequence MRNHRVLLCCIILLATNILYALSPFVEMSQANTPPTLYVGAGEQYTKIQDAINNATDGYRIFVYNGTYTGSIIINKKIDLFGEGRNITIINGNNAQTVIKIIANNVNISHFTIKSSSTTQESSIINIQGNNSIITDNIISNGYHGIYLNKSHGHLIYDNIIQDNARDGIYLNRSNANKNISYNTIKNNYNGIYLYNYSSDNKIYNNIIQNNNLNGIYLDHSCDNNIIRNNNCSKNTKHGIYINDYSNHSTIAGNTMYLNGNSGLVFENSSWSLTVNSNTIRKNSNYGVMIVGSYNILQNNTITHNNRDGVFLTADNNNTILNNLIGYNTVAGIRLHNSTDNLIQENEIYRNTQYGADLDFYTLRNRIYNNYFHHNTRNARDKSINRNQWNISKINGTNKAGGPIKCGNYWDDFDETSEGAYDLNNDGLADTEYTIFNDNKDYGPLLDGTDPIISSIQANPEIQIIGSYTNISAVVTDNMNVKGVYLIITNPKNQISNISITQNKTGNTYFCRKQFSPIGEYSYYIAAHDARSWKKSSTDSFSIREGTPPTVVDNSPTKGAPSSIFAVNATVTDDQDNATDLQVFFIWSHGRKSGNNSLVTYRKNYFVMPEKQYIILDNTTTPLTYYFYARDHWGNAVKTTQKTVPVIDTQPPTIHLIQHGKSFDEIPGSYTYSAIINDNVAVANVIIQYWYEGSKTRSVPMDHLGNNYYKKVIIPSGSPERLYCIIAANDTNGNSNTTKNPYSHHGGPYHGFVLQPVVFDGTNSFDLDGAITNYSWIFGDGTKGYGATPTHTYYTNGNYTVTLTVTDNEQRTATNTTYVQIYNFTKITTSDITKIFISETFNITLLQNFYAYDSNGDEIVDTFVDPNKILKVTHPGYLNLSGNISFLLSVDDTIVPEFIWNTTTDEILLVNYTIGSINKTIINEEEETALFFISIQKVQWMFIEITDVYPHATITIRANERIISPDLIWRKNGKIFFLDDPETTYQIVCKGIYPPLTEPLFSPGDGGIINEDSPTVYITFSVPVTITYAAFGSTNIKPKLITTDNKVFTYTPPGYLEDGTYTLELDAQALQGKGHISSMVTYFYFAYVPPPQQSFFEKYGMYLIIGGFIATIAIILLWFRIKQVTLDDFIYIKNKKIIPFIKTLIIGPVSIQINEPNITKAEFFVDGQLKETLTAPPYFWKWDEKAIMKHTLETKVYDQQGNSASTGEMTFYIFNPAFFK; translated from the coding sequence ATAAAAAAATAGATCTCTTTGGGGAAGGAAGAAATATCACAATCATCAACGGCAACAATGCACAAACAGTAATAAAAATCATTGCAAATAACGTCAATATCAGCCATTTTACCATCAAAAGCAGTAGCACAACCCAAGAAAGTAGCATCATCAACATCCAAGGCAACAATTCAATAATCACTGACAATATCATCTCAAATGGATACCACGGGATTTATCTCAACAAATCACACGGGCATCTCATCTACGACAACATCATACAGGATAATGCTCGCGATGGAATTTATCTGAATCGTTCAAATGCAAACAAAAATATTAGTTACAATACGATAAAAAACAATTACAATGGAATCTATCTGTATAACTACTCAAGCGACAATAAAATTTACAACAACATCATTCAAAACAACAACCTCAACGGCATCTATCTAGATCATAGTTGTGACAACAATATCATACGAAACAACAACTGCTCCAAAAATACAAAACATGGGATCTACATCAATGACTATAGTAATCATTCCACAATTGCAGGCAATACAATGTATCTCAATGGAAACTCAGGACTTGTATTTGAAAACTCAAGCTGGAGTCTCACGGTTAATTCAAATACCATCCGAAAAAACTCAAACTATGGAGTTATGATCGTCGGATCCTACAATATTCTCCAGAACAATACTATCACCCATAACAACAGAGATGGGGTGTTTCTGACGGCTGACAACAACAACACCATACTAAACAACCTCATCGGATATAATACTGTTGCAGGAATCCGCCTCCACAACTCTACCGATAATTTGATTCAAGAAAATGAAATCTACCGAAATACACAATATGGGGCAGATCTTGATTTTTATACCTTGCGGAATCGCATCTATAATAATTATTTTCATCACAATACACGAAATGCTCGCGATAAAAGTATCAACAGAAATCAATGGAATATTTCAAAAATAAACGGCACCAATAAAGCTGGTGGTCCTATTAAATGCGGCAATTACTGGGATGATTTCGACGAAACAAGTGAGGGCGCCTATGATCTCAACAACGATGGTTTAGCAGATACTGAATATACGATTTTTAATGACAATAAAGATTATGGCCCTCTGCTTGATGGTACCGATCCAATAATTTCTTCAATTCAAGCAAATCCAGAAATACAAATCATTGGCAGTTATACGAACATCTCTGCTGTAGTCACTGATAACATGAACGTCAAAGGTGTCTATCTTATAATCACCAACCCAAAGAACCAAATATCGAATATTTCAATAACACAAAATAAAACAGGTAATACCTATTTCTGTCGCAAACAATTTTCTCCGATCGGTGAGTATTCATATTACATTGCAGCACATGATGCAAGGAGTTGGAAAAAATCAAGTACAGACTCGTTTTCAATACGTGAAGGAACACCACCAACAGTAGTTGATAACTCTCCAACAAAAGGAGCTCCATCCTCAATCTTCGCGGTAAATGCAACTGTAACCGATGACCAAGATAACGCAACCGATCTTCAAGTTTTTTTTATTTGGAGTCATGGACGAAAAAGTGGAAATAACTCTCTCGTTACTTATCGTAAAAATTATTTTGTTATGCCTGAAAAGCAGTATATTATTCTTGACAATACTACAACGCCGCTCACCTACTATTTCTACGCGAGAGACCATTGGGGCAATGCTGTTAAAACTACTCAAAAAACAGTTCCAGTAATTGATACGCAACCACCAACCATTCACCTTATACAACATGGAAAATCATTTGATGAAATCCCTGGAAGCTACACCTATTCAGCAATTATAAATGATAATGTTGCTGTTGCAAATGTCATTATTCAATATTGGTATGAAGGAAGTAAAACACGATCAGTACCTATGGATCATCTGGGCAACAATTATTATAAGAAAGTCATTATTCCAAGCGGGTCACCTGAACGGTTGTACTGCATTATTGCGGCAAACGATACCAACGGAAATAGTAATACCACAAAAAATCCTTATTCTCACCATGGAGGACCATACCACGGGTTTGTCCTCCAACCAGTAGTTTTTGATGGAACAAACAGCTTTGATCTCGATGGCGCAATCACAAATTATTCTTGGATTTTTGGAGATGGAACCAAGGGATACGGAGCAACACCAACTCACACCTACTACACCAACGGGAACTATACCGTAACTTTGACTGTAACCGATAATGAACAAAGAACAGCAACGAATACCACGTATGTACAAATATACAATTTCACAAAAATAACAACTTCAGATATCACAAAAATTTTTATCTCCGAAACATTTAATATAACCCTATTACAAAATTTTTATGCCTATGATTCAAATGGCGATGAAATCGTCGATACATTTGTCGATCCAAACAAGATTCTCAAAGTAACACATCCAGGATATCTCAATCTGAGTGGAAATATCTCCTTTTTACTCTCAGTTGATGATACCATAGTTCCAGAGTTTATCTGGAATACAACAACCGATGAGATCCTTCTAGTAAATTATACAATTGGATCGATCAACAAGACAATCATCAACGAAGAAGAAGAAACAGCACTATTCTTCATATCAATTCAAAAAGTACAATGGATGTTTATAGAAATCACCGATGTCTATCCTCATGCGACAATAACAATTCGTGCAAATGAGCGGATCATTTCTCCTGATTTAATCTGGCGGAAAAACGGAAAAATATTTTTCCTCGACGATCCAGAAACAACGTACCAAATAGTATGTAAAGGAATATACCCACCTTTAACAGAGCCACTATTTTCTCCAGGTGATGGTGGAATTATCAACGAAGATTCACCAACAGTTTACATAACATTTTCTGTACCCGTAACAATTACCTACGCAGCTTTCGGATCAACAAATATCAAACCAAAATTAATTACCACAGATAACAAAGTGTTCACATACACACCCCCCGGATACCTGGAAGATGGAACATACACTCTTGAGCTCGATGCACAAGCACTCCAAGGCAAAGGACATATATCTTCTATGGTAACCTATTTCTATTTCGCGTATGTACCGCCCCCTCAGCAAAGCTTTTTCGAAAAATACGGGATGTACCTCATCATCGGAGGTTTTATCGCAACTATAGCAATAATCCTCCTTTGGTTCAGGATCAAACAGGTCACCCTTGATGATTTTATCTATATCAAAAATAAAAAAATTATTCCATTTATAAAAACCTTAATTATTGGCCCAGTAAGCATCCAAATCAACGAACCAAACATTACTAAAGCAGAATTCTTTGTAGATGGCCAACTAAAAGAAACGCTAACGGCACCACCATACTTCTGGAAATGGGACGAAAAAGCAATTATGAAACATACTCTTGAAACAAAAGTATATGACCAACAAGGAAACAGTGCATCAACAGGTGAAATGACGTTTTATATCTTTAACCCAGCATTTTTCAAATAG
- a CDS encoding response regulator, translating into MKKIMVVDNEPDIVDLTRTVLELGGYQVIPAYSGEECLRKLEKEKVDLVLLDIMMPGMSGWDVFNRIKKKNTDTKVAFMSVLEISDKRKQVLLDEGLADYIMKPFDKDSLLDRVDKILNK; encoded by the coding sequence ATGAAAAAAATAATGGTTGTCGATAATGAGCCAGATATTGTTGATCTAACTCGCACCGTTCTTGAACTTGGTGGTTATCAGGTTATTCCAGCGTATAGCGGTGAAGAATGTCTTCGAAAACTCGAAAAAGAAAAAGTTGATCTTGTTCTTTTGGATATCATGATGCCTGGAATGAGTGGATGGGATGTTTTCAATCGAATCAAGAAAAAAAATACCGACACCAAGGTTGCATTCATGAGTGTACTTGAAATATCAGATAAACGAAAACAAGTTTTATTGGATGAAGGACTTGCTGATTACATTATGAAACCGTTTGATAAAGATTCGTTACTGGATCGTGTCGATAAAATATTAAATAAATAA
- a CDS encoding radical SAM protein gives MIEYKTIQCDSLIRSITHRDSLFRGGYCIDPYQNCEFQCTYCDSSFDPKIYVKINAVEILKQELPSLEKKRIIIGSVHDPYQNAEKKYELTRNILQVLREYQFPCHILTKSSLILRDIPLLETMDCLVTISFISIQEKIRMLFEPNIASSQERLDVLQTLTAHHIPVGAALIPILPYISDTELSSLLEKFKQYGAQYVLHSFLELKGDQKEKVFTIITEHFPHLTQEYKNLYAKAMKPTGSYIQHITKQIHNYCLTFDIPEYIE, from the coding sequence ATGATTGAATATAAGACGATACAATGTGATTCTCTCATTCGCAGCATTACTCATAGGGATTCTCTTTTTCGAGGAGGTTACTGTATTGATCCTTATCAAAATTGTGAGTTTCAATGTACGTATTGTGATTCATCTTTCGATCCGAAAATTTATGTAAAAATCAACGCTGTTGAAATTCTTAAGCAAGAATTACCTTCTCTTGAAAAAAAACGCATTATTATCGGTTCGGTTCATGATCCATATCAAAACGCTGAAAAAAAATATGAACTTACAAGAAACATCTTACAGGTTCTTCGAGAGTATCAATTTCCTTGTCATATTCTAACAAAATCATCATTGATACTTCGAGATATACCTCTCTTGGAAACAATGGATTGTTTAGTAACTATTAGTTTTATTTCAATTCAGGAGAAGATCAGGATGCTTTTTGAACCAAATATAGCGTCATCTCAGGAGCGTTTAGATGTTTTACAAACACTCACAGCTCACCATATCCCTGTAGGTGCTGCCCTGATTCCAATACTTCCCTATATCAGTGATACTGAGCTTTCTTCTTTGCTTGAAAAATTTAAACAATATGGTGCACAATATGTTCTCCATTCGTTTCTCGAACTCAAAGGTGATCAAAAAGAGAAGGTATTTACGATAATCACTGAACATTTTCCTCACCTTACTCAGGAATATAAGAACTTATATGCGAAGGCTATGAAACCAACAGGATCGTATATTCAGCATATCACAAAACAGATTCATAATTATTGTTTAACTTTCGATATTCCTGAGTATATCGAATAA
- a CDS encoding PAS domain-containing sensor histidine kinase, which translates to MKHEPDIVRQLREDERIGLLNIEKKETYVNEGRSISNSVVSSSYTQDMYVQQEQSSIHQKKIDIGSIEEKYKILFDNFIVAVTLVDQNERIISWNSYAEELLGMNEKDLFMCPVKNLYPEEEWKKIRSENIRQKGIKYRMETQIIKKDNTIIDVELSVCVLHGAEGKTVGSVGIIKDITQLKKTEKELRESEEKYRTIFENSAVAITLTDAQERIISWNKYTEYLLNMDKEDLFMKPVSSLYPPEEWQKIRSQNIRQKGMQHHLETKIIRKDNQIFDVALSLSVLKNHQGEIIGSIGVLKDITVQKRMKEALELSEKRFKNLYEKAPVPYHTLSPEGIITDVNEKWCQILGYSKEEVVGKSIFDFIDKTEQESARNSFAQKIYSKKPYAGGNERKYLSKDGREHIFVIHDFLQFDNDFNIKSISTIMEDVTERKKVEQELLIKERAVNSSLSGIAISDASGKLRYVNPSLLAMWGYTSPDEVLGKNTFDLLHSNDHTRSAVQTLKETGRWFGEMAAIKKDGSIFTVQVSANLVSDAAGEILGIMASFVDVTEQKRSQAILRESEEKYHAIFDLSPQAIIILDYTGCIVDCNNKITSWLGYTKKEVIGKIVFELPFLTENSKMLARKNFLQRIQGVDVPPYELDFLTKAGERRIGMIYASPLRDKNNKITGDLVVVNDITQRMQVWEELVKSEEKYRVLAETSADGVFTTDTYGRLTYVNPSLEKLMGRRKSKILATPFRNYLSESSVYLFQQVMLDVRKKDCKIENVQLGLQHEDGYEVPIEVNIAPLKKDGKFIGIECTVRDITERERVVRELKKSENLRTEFMNIAAHELKSPVTPIKGYLELIASDREVNDRIKNWARISLRNTERLLHLINDILDVSRLETDTMRFNMERVNIVEILQDAAEDILPAIHNKNLKFHKEFPEQLPEVLGDKCRLSQVLKNLLVNAVKFTDYGSITLRAEEKENYIFIYVEDTGIGISNNELQKIFQKLYQAYTGEDRKNEGMGLGLFICKEIVKKHRGEIWAESEVGKGSRFIIKLPI; encoded by the coding sequence ATGAAACACGAACCAGATATCGTTCGACAACTTCGTGAAGACGAAAGAATCGGTTTACTTAATATCGAGAAAAAGGAGACGTATGTTAACGAGGGCAGATCGATCAGTAATTCTGTTGTTAGCAGTTCATATACTCAGGATATGTATGTTCAGCAGGAACAATCATCTATTCATCAGAAAAAAATCGATATCGGGAGTATTGAAGAAAAATATAAAATTTTATTTGATAATTTTATTGTTGCGGTAACACTTGTTGATCAAAATGAGCGAATTATATCCTGGAATAGTTACGCTGAGGAACTTCTTGGGATGAATGAAAAAGATTTGTTTATGTGTCCAGTTAAAAACTTGTATCCTGAAGAAGAATGGAAAAAGATACGTTCAGAGAATATCCGTCAAAAAGGTATTAAATATCGTATGGAAACTCAGATAATAAAAAAAGATAACACGATCATCGATGTCGAGTTATCAGTATGTGTTTTGCATGGTGCCGAAGGGAAAACTGTTGGCTCTGTTGGTATTATAAAGGATATTACACAACTTAAAAAAACGGAAAAAGAATTACGTGAATCTGAAGAAAAATATCGTACTATTTTTGAGAATTCAGCAGTAGCAATAACACTAACCGATGCACAAGAGCGTATTATTTCTTGGAATAAGTATACAGAATATCTGCTAAATATGGATAAAGAAGATTTATTTATGAAACCTGTCTCTTCCTTGTATCCTCCTGAAGAATGGCAGAAAATTCGATCTCAAAACATCCGACAAAAAGGGATGCAGCATCATCTTGAAACAAAAATTATTCGTAAAGATAATCAGATTTTTGATGTAGCGTTATCACTGAGTGTTTTGAAAAACCATCAAGGTGAAATAATTGGTTCTATCGGTGTTTTAAAAGATATCACGGTACAAAAAAGGATGAAAGAAGCTTTAGAACTATCTGAGAAACGGTTTAAAAATTTATACGAGAAGGCACCAGTTCCATATCATACACTTTCTCCCGAAGGTATCATTACTGATGTCAATGAAAAATGGTGTCAAATCCTAGGTTATTCAAAAGAAGAAGTAGTTGGAAAGTCAATCTTTGATTTCATTGATAAGACTGAACAGGAATCTGCTCGGAACTCCTTTGCTCAAAAGATCTATAGTAAAAAACCATATGCTGGTGGTAATGAACGGAAGTATCTATCAAAAGATGGTCGAGAACATATTTTTGTTATTCATGATTTTTTACAATTTGATAACGATTTCAATATTAAGTCAATCAGTACAATTATGGAGGATGTCACCGAAAGAAAAAAAGTTGAACAAGAATTATTAATTAAAGAACGAGCGGTGAATTCATCTCTGAGTGGCATAGCTATTTCTGATGCGTCTGGTAAACTTAGATATGTAAATCCATCTTTGCTTGCAATGTGGGGATATACTTCTCCAGATGAGGTGTTGGGAAAAAATACATTTGATCTCCTGCATTCAAATGATCATACTCGTTCTGCAGTACAAACCTTAAAAGAAACTGGACGTTGGTTTGGTGAGATGGCTGCTATAAAAAAAGATGGTTCAATATTCACAGTTCAGGTTTCTGCAAATCTCGTTTCCGATGCCGCGGGGGAAATTCTTGGTATTATGGCTTCCTTTGTTGATGTAACTGAACAAAAAAGGTCTCAAGCAATACTTCGTGAAAGTGAAGAGAAATATCATGCTATCTTTGATTTATCACCACAGGCAATTATTATATTAGATTATACGGGATGTATAGTTGATTGTAATAATAAAATTACTAGTTGGCTTGGTTATACAAAAAAAGAGGTTATTGGAAAAATTGTCTTTGAGCTGCCCTTTTTAACTGAGAATAGTAAAATGCTCGCGCGAAAAAATTTCCTTCAACGAATACAAGGAGTCGATGTTCCACCGTACGAATTAGATTTTTTAACAAAAGCCGGTGAAAGAAGGATCGGTATGATTTATGCAAGTCCGCTTCGAGATAAAAACAATAAAATAACGGGAGATCTTGTTGTTGTCAATGATATAACTCAACGTATGCAGGTTTGGGAAGAACTGGTTAAATCTGAAGAAAAATATCGAGTTCTTGCAGAGACTTCTGCAGATGGGGTCTTTACTACAGATACCTACGGGCGGTTAACTTACGTTAATCCATCTCTTGAAAAGTTGATGGGGCGGCGAAAAAGTAAGATTCTTGCAACACCGTTTCGGAATTATCTTTCAGAATCATCAGTGTATTTATTCCAACAGGTGATGCTTGATGTTCGGAAAAAGGATTGTAAAATTGAAAATGTTCAGTTGGGTTTACAGCATGAAGATGGATATGAAGTTCCTATTGAGGTTAATATCGCTCCGTTAAAAAAAGATGGTAAATTTATTGGTATCGAATGTACTGTTCGGGATATTACCGAAAGAGAAAGAGTTGTTCGCGAGTTGAAGAAATCAGAAAATCTCAGAACAGAGTTTATGAATATTGCTGCTCATGAATTGAAATCTCCTGTGACACCGATTAAAGGATATCTTGAGCTCATTGCATCAGATCGGGAGGTAAATGATAGAATTAAAAACTGGGCCCGTATCAGTCTTCGAAACACAGAACGGTTATTGCATCTCATCAATGATATTCTTGATGTTTCCCGTCTTGAGACTGATACCATGCGTTTTAATATGGAGCGGGTTAATATAGTTGAAATTTTACAAGATGCAGCTGAAGATATTCTTCCTGCGATTCATAATAAAAATCTGAAATTTCATAAGGAATTCCCTGAACAACTGCCTGAAGTTCTTGGTGATAAATGTCGTCTGTCTCAGGTATTAAAAAACTTATTAGTAAATGCCGTAAAGTTTACTGATTATGGTTCAATTACCTTGCGAGCAGAAGAAAAAGAAAATTATATTTTCATCTACGTTGAAGATACTGGGATTGGTATATCGAACAATGAACTTCAAAAAATATTCCAAAAGTTATACCAAGCGTATACCGGTGAAGATCGGAAAAATGAAGGTATGGGCCTGGGGTTATTTATCTGTAAGGAGATTGTAAAAAAACATCGCGGTGAGATTTGGGCTGAAAGTGAAGTTGGAAAAGGTAGCAGATTCATTATTAAGCTGCCTATTTGA